Proteins from a single region of Malassezia restricta chromosome IV, complete sequence:
- a CDS encoding succinate dehydrogenase assembly factor 1, which produces MKRYSQSQRAVMSLYRRGLRLIRTKPEASRFDFTLYLRHFFRHPHMGGGLSVRDFATIEYMMRRASRMMEDVYENPSTKRIALSPAVRQEMHDLGLSSWRRGRP; this is translated from the exons ATGAAACGGTATTCTCAGAGCCAACGAGCTGTCATGTCGCTGTATCGCCGGGGGCTGCGTCTCATTCGCACCAAGCCCGAG GCATCGCGCTTCGACTTTACGCTGTACCTTCGCCACTTTTTTAGACACCCTCACATGGGCGGAGGCCTTTCCGTGCGCGACTTTGCTACGATTGAGTACATGATGCGGCGGGCGTCACGCATGATGGAGGACGTGTACGAGAACCCCAGCACGAAGCGCATCGCCCTGAGTCCCGCTGTCCGCCAGGAAATGCACGACTTGGGCCTCAGTAGCTGGCGTCGCGGTCGCCCTTAA
- a CDS encoding omega-amidase, whose product MLHGGRLVQRLAPFRRVFSAMTSTPPTFRLQRTRVALVQLGGIGTDKSANLTRARSAILDAVQQAPQGAVDMVVLPECFNSPYSVDQFAKYAESFSGLYEQVKHMGHTETVSDGAHAWPIDNKDAEHPVTLSSQALEASPTLAMLSDVAKEMGVVLVGGSMPERDDATGRIYNTSCVLDAQGRVLSLHRKLHLFDIDIPGKMTFQESKTLAAGDRITVFDCSLGRFALGICYDLRFPENALIAARLGAGAILYPGAFNTTTGPVAWELLLRGRAIDNQVYTIGCSPARPPTGYPAWGHSTVVDPLGQVIVTCDEAETVVYASLDPERISDVRKMVPISTQRRFDVYPNVAAAP is encoded by the coding sequence ATGCTGCATggcggccgcctcgtccagcgccttgcTCCCTTCCGCCGCGTCTTCAGTGCTATGACCAGCACGCCACCTACCTTCCGTCTTCAGCGCACACGCGTTGCCCTCGTTCAGCTCGGGGGGATAGGCACGGACAAGTCGGCGAACTTGACGCGCGCACGATCTGCGATCTTGGACGCTGTACAGCAGGCGCCTCAGGGCGCCGTGGATATGGTCGTCTTGCCTGAATGCTTCAACTCTCCATATAGCGTGGACCAGTTTGCGAAGTATGCTGAGTCATTTTCGGGTCTATACGAACAGGTCAAACACATGGGCCACACCGAGACCGTGTCAGACGGAGCGCATGCCTGGCCTATTGACAACAAAGACGCGGAACACCCCGTCACACTATCATCCCAAGCGCTGGAAGCAAGCCCGACGCTGGCCATGCTCAGCGATGTAGCCAAGGAAATGGGTGTCGTGCTTGTCGGCGGCAGTATGCCagagcgcgacgacgccaccgGCCGCATCTACAATACGAGCTGCGTGTTGGACGCCCAGGGTCGTGTGCTTTCGCTGCATCGCAAACTCCATCTATTTGACATTGATATACCTGGCAAGATGACATTCCAAGAGAGCAAGACACTGGCGGCAGGCGACCGCATCACGGTGTTTGACTGCTCGCTAGGCCGCTTTGCCCTCGGCATCTGCTACGACTTGCGTTTTCCGGAAAATGCCCTGATTGCTGCGCGCCTAGGAGCCGGCGCCATCCTGTACCCGGGAGCCTTCAACACGACAACGGGCCCTGTGGCATGGGAACTTCTACTGCGTGGTCGCGCGATCGATAATCAGGTGTATACGATCGGATGCTCGCCTGCCCGGCCACCGACCGGCTACCCCGCATGGGGTCATAGCACCGTCGTTGACCCTTTGGGACAGGTGATCGTGACATGCGATGAGGCAGAAACTGTCGTGTATGCGTCTCTGGATCCTGAGCGCATCTCCGACGTGCGCAAAATGGTGCCGATATCCACACAACGTCGCTTTGACGTGTACCCCAACGTAGCTGCCGCACCGTAG
- a CDS encoding profilin → MSWQGYVDNNLVGTGKVSSACIVGLKGGVWASSPSLNLSTEEQHAIIQGLADPSHLQANGVYVSGKKYLTLQANPRSIYGKAGGDGLCIVRTNQALLIGVYNSPLLPGDANKVVEGLADYLISVGY, encoded by the coding sequence ATGTCGTGGCAAGGATACGTCGATAACAACCTCGTTGGTACAGGCAAAGTGTCGTCAGCCTGCATCGTAGGTCTGAAAGGTGGCGTCTGGGCATCGTCACCCAGCTTGAACCTGAGCACGGAAGAGCAGCATGCGATTATCCAGGGCCTGGCTGACCCTTCGCACCTGCAGGCCAATGGCGTGTATGTGAGCGGAAAAAAGTACTTGACGCTCCAAGCAAATCCTCGCTCGATCTATGGCAAGGCTGGCGGTGATGGACTCTGCATTGTGCGCACCAACCAGGCCTTGCTGATTGGAGTATACAACTCGCCTCTGCTCCCAGGCGACGCCAACAAGGTCGTTGAAGGCTTGGCAGACTACCTCATTTCCGTAGGTTACTAA
- a CDS encoding triosephosphate isomerase (TIM) has protein sequence MSRTFFVGGNWKMNGSVEQYQSLINNLLNAKLDSSVEVVISPPSLYLLPSQKLLEGKNIALGAQNAYFKPSGAFTGEISVAQLKDAGIPWVILGHSERRSIFGESDELVGQKTTAALESGLSVILCVGESLEQREKNESVNVVIHQLETATKDVKDWGKIVIAYEPVWAIGTGKVATAEQAQEVHAAIRQWLAKKADQKVADATRVIYGGSVAAKNCKELASQPDIDGFLVGGASLKPEFADIVNARL, from the coding sequence ATGTCGCGTACTTTCTTTGTCGGTGGTAACTGGAAGATGAACGGCTCGGTGGAGCAGTACCAGAGCCTCATCAACAACTTGCTCAACGCCAAGCTGGACTCCAGCGTCGAGGTGGTCATTTCGCCACCATCGCTCTACTTGCTCCCTTCTCAGAAGCTCTTGGAGGGCAAGAACATCGCCCTGGGTGCCCAAAACGCCTACTTTAAGCCATCTGGCGCCTTCACCGGTGAGATCTCCGTGGCTCAGCTGAAGGACGCTGGTATTCCGTGGGTCATCCTCGGCCACTccgagcgccgctcgaTCTTTGGCGAGTCGGACGAGCTGGTCGGCCAGAAGACGACGGCCGCGCTTGAGTCGGGTCTCTCTGTGATTCTGTGTGTCGGTgagtcgctcgagcagcgcgaaaAGAACGAGAGCGTCAACGTCGTGATCCACCAGCTCGAGACGGCCACCAAGGACGTCAAGGACTGGGGCAAGATTGTCATTGCCTACGAGCCAGTCTGGGCTATTGGTACTGGCAAGGTGGCCACGGCCGAGCAGGCTCAGGAAGTGCACGCTGCTATTCGCCAGTGGCTCGCTAAGAAGGCTGACCAGAAGGTGGCCGACGCTACTCGTGTGATCTATGGTGGAAGTGTTGCTGCCAAGAACTGCAAGGAACTCGCCTCGCAGCCTGACATTGACGGCTTCCTCGTTGGTGGTGCTAGTCTTAAGCCCGAGTTTGCCGACATTGTCAACGCCCGCCTGTAA
- a CDS encoding isocitrate lyase, protein MPLPIARSAIRRVSVHSSAFTLRCAGMRMISTPSKKKQDGGHTQPKAAASSLAHDATTAVRSLVPPPQPLRIVPPTPEEEAHMFESTVASVEQWLASPRFAQIHRPYTARDIVSKRGSMPVQPPASSLMADKLYALLERNATNRTAISTLGAIDPVQQSQMARQQDVVYVSGWACSSVLTTCDNEVGPDLADYPYTTVPNQVERLFKAQLHHDRKHWDERCHMSADQRATTPWVDYLRPIIADADTGHGGLSSVFRLAKLFAEQGAAAIHMEDQLHGGKKCGHQAGKVLVSTGEHINRLVTARFAWDILGSSNILIARTDSESAKLISTNIDVRDHEFIKGAYNLPPGTKSLSETLAEKEAQGVHGAELDNVEREWMDGVMLVTFNEAVANHNASNPSLLEEYDRRVEGGVSNAEARRIASEIFGEKGVPAWDWHAPRTKEGYFHFKGGLSAAIKRTKAFAPYSELLWLETKTPDLVRAQGFAAKIHEDFPGKWLVYNLSPSFNWSAHGFSDNDLRTFISDLGLSGFVLQLISLAGIHSTALITHELSKAFKEDGMLAYVKLIQRKERESGTDMLTHQRWSGAQYMDRVLQTVSSGTSSTSSMGADSTEHTF, encoded by the coding sequence ATGCCGCTACCGATTGCACGCAGTGCTATTCGACGAGTATCCGTACACAGTAGTGCTTTCACGCTCCGCTGCGCGGGGATGCGTATGATCTCAACGCCTTCTAAGAAGAAGCAGGACGGTGGCCATACCCAGCCGAAAGCGGCTGCTTCGTCTTTggcccacgacgccacCACAGCGGTTCGGTCTCTCGTGCCGCCCCCTCAGCCCTTGCGCATTGTCCCCCCGACGCccgaggaagaggcgcaCATGTTCGAGAGCACCGTCGCGAGTGTCGAGCAGTGGCTTGCGAGCCCGCGGTTCGCTCAGATCCACCGGCCGTacacggcgcgcgacatTGTGTCCAAGCGTGGCAGCATGCCTGTCCAGCCACCCGCCTCCTCTCTCATGGCCGACAAGTTGtatgcgctgctggagcgAAATGCCACAAATCGCACGGCCATCTCGACGCTGGGCGCGATCGACCCCGTGCAACAGTCGCAAATGGCACGACAGCAGGATGTGGTGTACGTGTCGGGATGGGCATGCTCGTCCGTGCTAACCACCTGCGATAACGAAGTTGGTCCTGATCTTGCTGACTACCCCTACACGACTGTGCCAAACCAGGTCGAGCGTCTGTTCAAGGCGCAGTTGCACCACGATCGGAAGCACTGGGACGAGCGGTGCCATATGTCGGCGGATCAGCGCGCTACGACGCCATGGGTCGACTACTTGCGTCCTATTATCGCCGATGCTGACACAGGTCATGGTGGCCTGAGCTCTGTATTCCGCCTCGCCAAGCTGTTCGCAGAACAGGGCGCCGCTGCTATCCACATGGAGGATCAACTGCACGGCGGCAAAAAGTGTGGCCACCAGGCCGGCAAGGTGCTCGTGTCGACGGGTGAGCATATCAATCGCCTCGTAACGGCACGCTTTGCGTGGGACATCCTCGGCTCATCCAACATCCTCATTGCACGCACTGACTCCGAGTCCGCCAAGCTGATCTCGACGAATATCGACGTGCGTGACCACGAATTTATCAAGGGCGCCTACAACCTGCCTCCTGGCACCAAGTCGCTATCGGAAACACTGGCTGAGAAAGAGGCACAGGGCGTCCATGGTGCCGAGCTTGACAATGTGGAGCGCGAGTGGATGGACGGCGTGATGCTCGTGACGTTCAACGAAGCCGTGGCGAATCATAATGCCTCGAACCCATCGCTTCTCGAAGAGTATGACCGACGTGTAGAAGGCGGCGTATCCAACGCTGAGGCGCGTCGTATTGCTAGCGAGATCTTTGGCGAAAAGGGTGTGCCGGCCTGGGACTGGCACGCACCACGGACCAAGGAGGGCTACTTCCACTTCAAGGGCGGCTTGTCGGCAGCGATCAAGCGCACCAAAGCGTTCGCCCCGTACTCGGAGCTACTGTGGCTCGAGACCAAGACGCCCGATCTCGTGCGTGCACAGGGCTTTGCGGCCAAGATTCACGAAGACTTCCCTGGCAAGTGGCTCGTGTACAACCTGAGTCCGTCGTTCAACTGGAGTGCGCATGGCTTCAGCGATAACGATCTGCGCACGTTCATCTCTGATCTCGGTCTCTCAGGCTTTGTGCTCCAGCTGATTTCGCTCGCAGGTATTCACTCGACGGCCCTCATTACGCACGAGCTGAGCAAGGCCTTTAAGGAGGACGGCATGCTTGCCTACGTCAAGCTCATTCAGCGCAAAGAACGCGAGAGCGGCACAGATATGCTAACGCACCAGCGCTGGAGCGGTGCGCAGTACATGGACCGTGTGCTGCAGACcgtcagcagcggcacgtccagcacctcgagcATGGGCGCCGATAGCACCGAGCACACCTTTTAA
- a CDS encoding DNA-directed RNA polymerase III subunit RPC4 produces MSDEPPKRSTPAAPGRTTSMVPSRAGSSVITPSSLRASTPQQGGGRMMFRPVMPQRRRTPSAPPAATPAAPPPREEKSAPRRPPQRAHRQMAEMTATGPFALGSSDRGPERSRASAMMHHSVPRPVAIEARGVDVPTASIDIEHVQDMDPMAPQSMLRAPPSLKREPTPVKMEAETPTADVNTAQALDLSESEDEGDDDAHASQFATSVQGGETDGQLFLFQFPRTFPSFQHDQVVKVEEDATRPEGQIGRLDVYADGRVALRIGDIPFDVTSGSEASFLQQVVILDAEQQVAQCLGEVHSKLVVTPNLDDFMHHRT; encoded by the coding sequence ATGAGCGACGAGCCACCCaagcgcagcacgccggCCGCGCCGGGCCGCACGACGAGTATGGTGCCGAGTAGGGCAGGCTCGTCAGTGATTacgccgtcgtcgttgCGTGCATCCACGCCGCAGCAGGGTGGTGGACGTATGATGTTCCGGCCTGTGATGCCGCAAAGGCGACGGACGCCGAGTGCCCCGCCCGCTGCCACGCCCGctgcgccaccgcccaGGGAAGAAAAGAGTGCACCAAGACGCCCGCCCCAGCGAGCACACCGTCAGATGGCGGAAATGACAGCGACAGGTCCGTTTGCTTTGGGCTCGAGCGACCGCGGGCCTGAGAGGTCACGCGCCTCGGCTATGATGCATCATTCTGTGCCGCGTCCTGTGgccatcgaggcgcgcggtgtggacgtgccgacggccTCTATCGATATTGAGCATGTCCAGGATATGGATCCCATGGCTCCTCAGTCAATGCTTCGTGCTCCGCCCTCGCTGAAGCGCGAACCGACCCCGGTCAAGATGGAGGCTGAGACACCAACTGCTGATGTAAATACTGCCCAGGCTCTCGATTTGAGCGAAAGCGAAGATGAGGGAGACGATGATGCCCACGCGAGTCAATTTGCCACGTCGGTGCAGGGCGGCGAAACGGACGGCCAACTCTTCCTGTTCCAGTTCCCTCGTACGTTTCCCTCATTCCAACACGATCAGGTCGTCAAGGTCGAGGAAGATGCGACGCGACCTGAGGGCCAAATcgggcgcctcgatgtGTATGCAGACGGCCGCGTGGCTCTGCGCATCGGTGATATTCCGTTTGACGTTACGAGCGGCAGCGAAGCGAGTTTCTTGCAACAGGTCGTCAtcctcgatgccgagcagcaggTGGCCCAGTGTCTCGGCGAGGTTCACAGCAAACTTGTCGTGACGCCCAACCTCGATGACTTTATGCACCATCGCACATAG
- a CDS encoding mitochondrial inner membrane protease subunit 2 — protein sequence MEVRICREVPNPPRRFAMYLRWARAGLGVHGAFVRMAHTRARDSHARHVASNAPTLSRSFLRIVAWLPVALFVTHHVVTLANVHGTSMSPTFNPVSDEQRARPGPPPPTDIVLLNKLVSTTRQYKKGDIVTLYSPQEPTKLITKRILALGGDTVHFWVPSGANLTPAPHSAPQDEVHSLAYTEIYHEALRQLATEIHEHESGAWMRITIPPNCAWVEGDASALQSRYDRLHADMKSRDSRSFGPVPLGLIHARVEFIVWPLSRFGKPQSRPSNPR from the coding sequence ATGGAGGTGCGTATATGTAGAGAAGTCCCCAACCCACCACGTCGGTTTGCCATGTACttgcgctgggcgcggGCGGGCCTGGGTGTCCACGGCGCGTTTGTGCGCATGGCTCATACGCGGGCCAGAGACAGTCATGCGCGCCATGTGGCGTCTAATGCGCCGACGCTTTCGCGGTCGTTTCTCCGCATCGTGGCCTGGCTGCCGGTGGCGCTTTTTGTGACGCATCATGTTGTCACGCTTGCCAACGTGCATGGgacgagcatgtcgcccaCTTTCAATCCCGTGTcggacgagcagcgcgcaCGGCCAGGTCCACCGCCCCCTACAGATATCGTGCTGCTCAACAAGCTTGtgtccacgacgcggcagTACAAAAAGGGAGACATTGTGACGCTCTATTCGCCCCAAGAGCCTACGAAGCTCATCACGAAGCGCATTCTGGCGCTTGGAGGTGACACGGTGCATTTTTGGGTGCCTAGCGGTGCGAACTTGACGCCGGCACCGCACTCTGCACCTCAAGACGAAGTCCACTCGCTGGCGTACACAGAGATATACCACGAAGCGCTGCGCCAACTCGCCACAGAAATCCACGAGCACGAGTCTGGTGCATGGATGCGCATTACGATCCCACCTAACTGTGCATGGGTCGAAGGTGATGCCAGTGCATTACAGTCGCGCTATGATCGTTTGCATGCCGACATGAAGAGCCGCGACAGTCGGTCCTTCGGCCCGGTGCCACTGGGCCTGATTCATGCACGAGTCGAATTCATTGTATGGCCACTATCACGCTTTGGCAAACCCCAGTCGCGGCCCTCTAATCCACGCTAG
- a CDS encoding growth hormone-inducible transmembrane protein, which translates to MFLATRIAQPCMVSRTAAMAARSLSTKSAARSAPLATRSPVMQQVRLMRHTRFQRPQPRSPAYAETGSEYQSSYGPSSFASQGGWTRALTSVGIVAGTAIGLNLFFNRETRGALSVYESQYLNSTFTYLGTGLTITGLAAYGLHRFGYSARIMMANPWLVLGVGLVASIGGMMGAQALPPNHPAKVPCWLLFNLSQAAVLSPLMFLNPAVLTRAGLYTAGLMGSLCYVGATAKENQYLFLGGPLLAGVTIVALSSLAPLVLPMRFARTLAATEAICLYGGLAVFGGFVLWDTQKILHRARLATAGLIPADPLRESIGLELDFINIFTRIVQILALRDQRRR; encoded by the coding sequence ATGTTTCTAGCTACACGGATTGCTCAACCTTGCATGGTGAGCCGCacggcggccatggcagcTCGGTCGCTGTCCACCAAGTCCGCTGCTCGTTCGGCACCGCTTGCCACACGTTCGCCCGTCATGCAACAGGTTCGTCTTATGCGCCACACGCGCTTCCAACGACCTCAGCCACGCTCCCCTGCGTACGCCGAGACCGGCTCTGAATACCAGAGCTCGTACGGACCCAGCTCATTTGCATCGCAGGGCGGCTGGACGCGCGCTCTCACGAGTGTGGGTATCGTAGCAGGTACGGCTATTGGCCTGAACCTGTTCTTCAatcgcgagacgcgcggTGCACTGAGCGTATACGAATCCCAATACCTCAACTCGACGTTCACGTACCTCGGCACAGGCCTGACCATAACGGGCCTTGCCGCGTACGGTCTTCACCGCTTTGGCTACTCCGCTCGCATCATGATGGCGAACCCATGGCTTGTGCTGGGTGTCGGTCTCGTTGCATCGATCGGTGGCATGATGGGTGCACAGGCCTTGCCCCCGAACCACCCTGCCAAGGTCCCGTGCTGGCTCTTGTTTAACCTAAGCCAGGCTGCAGTCCTCTCGCCCCTCATGTTCCTGAACCCGGCCGTCCTCACGCGTGCGGGTCTCTACACGGCTGGCCTGATGGGCAGCCTGTGCTACGTGGGCGCGACAGCCAAGGAGAATCAGTACCTATTTCTTGGCGGCCCTCTGCTCGCCGGTGTGACGATCGTGGCCCTGTCGTCGCTTGCGCCACTGGTCCTGCCCATGCGCTTTGCTCGCACCCTAGCTGCCACGGAAGCCATTTGCTTGTACGGTGGTCTAGCTGTGTTTGGTGGCTTTGTGCTATGGGACACGCAAAAGATTCTGCACCGTGCTCGTTTGGCGACGGCCGGTTTGATCCCGGCTGATCCGCTGCGCGAAAGCATCGGTCTCGAGCTGGACTTTATTAACATCTTTacgcgcatcgtgcagaTCCTTGCTCTGCGTgaccagcgccgtcgtTAA
- a CDS encoding protein PET117 codes for MAVWPPPSMSQAAKTTLGASIVATTCIIAGVHYLQVKERETMYKGVQRDDERDREKKQRMVHLQENRERESRYLELQPQSSPSSGSTRLA; via the coding sequence ATGGCGGTTTGGCCACCTCCTTCCATGTCGCAGGCAGCCAAAACGACGCTTGGCGCGTCGATCGTCGCGACAACGTGTATTATCGCAGGAGTGCATTACCTTCAAGTGAAGGAGCGTGAAACTATGTACAAGGGTGtccagcgcgacgacgagcgcgacaGAGAAaagaagcagcgcatggtgcATTTACAAGAGAACCGCGAGCGGGAATCACGCTATCTCGAGCTCCAGCCGCAATCGTCGCCTTCTTCTGGGTCTACTCGTCTCGCATGA
- a CDS encoding endopolyphosphatase: MRRAIAACAALTCVMAAQQPFTTQESNVPLLGRFLHITDMHLDRNYREHSAVVSQCHREKPKHRHGGERRSGHWGTQQSDCDSPYALANLTMSWLADAWAVEDHKPFDFVLWTGDTGRHDQDIELPRQVNEITDMNQAAIDLFDTYLPGVPIVPNFGNNDIVLHNTMPGGPTDELQWFSRIWKKHIPEDQMQVFLRGGYFAKDLIPNKLGVISLNTLYFYDSNKAVEGCTRRSRWTSRDEVDPGTLQLEWLVERLVDFRRRNMQVHLIGHVPPTSGNYFPRCYDVYTELVLRFQDTILAQHFGHMNFDTFFVQESSLANGGNKPSRDSVPILHKQIEQDLRYDFESLPGNARTEMEYYGVFFEAPSVVPMYRPSVRVWTYNTTLDFRAAVAESDADLAALLDYVGFDSCDESDRSQECEWVGEDEEVEVLKRQGRRHRRPKRKHRRSHARLPRYASSLSPSRSNTFLSLLGYSQWVLPLNEVNEAYDHVYETQGLSAASMLRPNYTLEYTTYDAPTLWHPYVDLSIQSSFPPPRHHELPSQHHVPVPKTILDGILQQNRLSSPFQCQKSVCKMAQPLKIFTTYGLPDMTLRPMLDLARRLVLDKKMWKTYVNRMYTSVD; the protein is encoded by the coding sequence ATGCGCCGGGCCATtgcagcatgtgccgcgctgACGTGCGTCatggcggcgcagcagccgTTTACCACGCAAGAATCGAATGTGCCACTGCTGGGTAGATTCCTGCATATAACGGATATGCACTTGGATAGGAACTATCGGGAGCATTCGGCGGTCGTGTCGCAATGCCACCGAGAAAAGCCCAAGCACAGGCACGgtggcgagcgccgctCCGGACATTGGGGTACGCAGCAGAGTGATTGCGATTCGCCGTATGCGCTGGCGAACCTGACCATGTCGTGGCTAGCTGATGCGTGGGCTGTGGAGGATCACAAGCCCTTTGACTTTGTGTTGTGGACGGGCGACACGGGTCGGCACGATCAAGACATCGAGTTGCCGCGCCAGGTGAATGAGATTACCGATATGAACCAAGCTGCGATCGATCTGTTTGATACCTATCTTCCTGGCGTGCCTATCGTGCCCAACTTTGGCAACAATGACATTGTGCTGCACAACACCATGCCAGGTGGTCCAACCGATGAGCTTCAGTGGTTCTCGCGCATATGGAAGAAGCATATTCCAGAGGACCAGATGCAGGTGTTTTTGCGTGGCGGGTACTTTGCCAAGGACCTGATCCCGAACAAGCTGGGTGTGATTAGTCTCAACACGCTGTACTTTTACGACTCGAACAAAGCCGTGGAAGGATGCACTCGTCGGAGCCGCTGGACCTCGAGAGACGAGGTGGATCCAGGTACGCTCCAGCTTGAGTGGCTCGtggagcgcctcgtcgactTCCGCCGTCGCAACATGCAGGTGCACCTGATCGGGCACGTCCCACCGACCTCGGGCAACTACTTCCCACGCTGTTATGACGTGTACACGGAGCTTGTGCTCCGGTTCCAGGACACGATTCTCGCGCAGCATTTCGGTCACATGAACTTTGACACGTTTTTCGTGCAGGAGTCCTCGCTCGCTAACGGTGGTAACAAGCCGAGTCGCGACTCGGTCCCCATTCTGCACAAGCAAATTGAGCAGGACCTTCGCTACGATTTTGAGTCGCTGCCTGGCAATGCGCGTACTGAAATGGAGTACTATGGCGTATTCTTCGAGGCGCCTAGCGTCGTGCCGATGTACCGTCCATCGGTGCGCGTATGGACGTACAACACGACCTTGGACTTccgtgccgccgtcgcaGAGAGCGACGCAGATCTAGCGGCGCTCCTAGACTATGTCGGCTTTGACAGCTGTGACGAAAGTGATCGAAGCCAGGAGTGCGAGTGGGTCggcgaggacgaagaggtGGAAGTGCTCAAGCGCCAGGGCCGTCGCCACCGTCGTCCGAAGCGCAAGCACCGCCGAAGCCACGCTAGGCTACCGAGGTATGCGTCGTCTCTCTCACCATCACGCTCCAACACGTTTCTCTCTCTGCTGGGCTATAGCCAGTGGGTGCTGCCATTGAACGAGGTCAACGAGGCCTACGATCACGTATACGAGACGCAAGGCTTGTCAGCTGCGTCGATGCTGAGGCCGAACTATACGCTGGAGTACACGacgtacgatgcgccgACGCTCTGGCATCCATACGTGGACCTATCGATACAGTCGTCGTTcccgccgcctcggcaccACGAGCTGCCAAGTCAGCAccatgtgcctgtgccCAAGACGATTCTGGACGGGATCCTGCAGCAAAACCGCCTGTCGTCGCCGTTCCAGTGCCAAAAGTCGGTGTGCAAGATGGCTCAGCCGCTCAAGATATTTACGACGTACGGACTACCGGACATGACGCTTCGCCCGATGCTCGATCTCGCACGCCGTCTTGTGCTGGACAAGAAGATGTGGAAGACATATGTGAATCGCATGTACACTAGCGTGGATTAG